The following coding sequences lie in one Porphyromonas asaccharolytica DSM 20707 genomic window:
- the panB gene encoding 3-methyl-2-oxobutanoate hydroxymethyltransferase, whose amino-acid sequence MSTYKAIDSRKVTTRRLLEMKERGEKISMLTAYDYSAAQIIDAAGMDVILVGDSASNVMAGNVTTLPITLDQMIYHGKSVMKAVQRALVVVDLPFGSYQGNSKIALESAIKVMKITHADAIKIEGGSEIRESVERILSAGIPIMGHLGLTPQSINKFGSYAVRAKEQAEADKLLADAHLLEELGCFALVLEKIPAPLATKVASELTIPVIGIGAGGGVDGQVLVMHDMLGITQGFSPRFLRRYADLGSMMTEAVQHYIADVKSQNFPNEEESY is encoded by the coding sequence ATGTCTACCTATAAAGCTATCGATAGTCGCAAGGTGACCACCCGACGACTACTCGAGATGAAAGAGCGTGGGGAGAAGATCTCTATGCTTACTGCCTACGACTACTCTGCAGCACAGATCATCGATGCTGCCGGTATGGATGTGATCCTCGTAGGCGACTCAGCCAGTAATGTGATGGCGGGTAATGTGACTACGCTGCCTATCACGCTCGACCAAATGATATACCACGGCAAGAGTGTGATGAAAGCGGTGCAGCGTGCACTGGTCGTCGTAGACCTTCCTTTCGGCTCTTATCAGGGCAACTCGAAGATCGCTCTAGAGAGTGCGATCAAAGTGATGAAGATCACCCATGCTGATGCGATCAAGATCGAGGGCGGTAGCGAGATCCGTGAGTCGGTAGAGCGTATCCTCTCGGCTGGTATCCCGATTATGGGACACCTCGGGCTGACTCCTCAGTCGATCAATAAGTTTGGCTCTTATGCTGTACGTGCCAAGGAGCAGGCGGAGGCTGACAAGTTGCTGGCCGATGCACATCTTCTCGAGGAGCTAGGTTGCTTTGCCCTCGTACTGGAGAAGATACCAGCACCTCTGGCTACCAAGGTCGCCTCTGAGCTAACGATCCCCGTCATCGGCATCGGAGCAGGCGGTGGGGTAGACGGACAAGTCCTCGTCATGCACGACATGCTCGGCATCACGCAAGGCTTTAGCCCGCGCTTCTTGCGTCGCTACGCTGACCTGGGCTCTATGATGACCGAGGCGGTGCAGCACTACATAGCAGACGTCAAGAGCCAAAACTTCCCCAACGAGGAAGAGTCTTACTAA
- a CDS encoding nucleoside deaminase, with the protein MIALPPIDPRLDERMMQLALQQALVAYEADEVPIGAVIAVGTRILAKSHNQVELLNDPTAHAEMLAITQATAAIGGKYLPQCTLYVTVEPCPMCMGALRWTQIGRIVYGTADPKGGYMHYSDALPHPKSIIVGGVCEEECRELMVSYFRRKRR; encoded by the coding sequence ATGATCGCGCTGCCTCCCATAGATCCCCGTCTAGACGAGCGCATGATGCAACTAGCTCTCCAGCAAGCTCTCGTAGCTTACGAAGCCGACGAAGTACCCATCGGGGCAGTCATAGCCGTCGGCACACGCATCTTAGCAAAGAGTCATAATCAAGTCGAGCTGCTCAACGACCCCACAGCTCATGCCGAGATGCTCGCCATCACGCAGGCGACGGCAGCCATCGGAGGTAAGTACCTACCGCAGTGCACGCTCTACGTCACCGTCGAGCCGTGCCCTATGTGCATGGGAGCTTTGCGCTGGACACAGATAGGGCGTATCGTCTATGGTACCGCCGACCCCAAGGGTGGCTATATGCATTATAGCGATGCGCTCCCCCACCCCAAGAGCATCATCGTGGGGGGTGTCTGCGAGGAGGAGTGCCGTGAGCTGATGGTCTCCTATTTCAGACGAAAGCGACGCTAG
- a CDS encoding peroxiredoxin family protein, with protein sequence MSTRTPSLLCRQHLTRLLLLSFVAMTLFYSCQQQKKYHISGYTNAQEGADPPIVKLVLGGKTIDSGFVHKGQFLLKGNYVDSMSKDIAYLEVTGEQPIPVILTTQPLSIDFIKRRLLEGDYLNKELNRLYDSLDSLGTEFKLKLAAIPSDSALYDAFDQNFKSSIDDYIVLAKEYCLRHPNDPVGIISSVMLLTINYESLLETVPFVRKYMGPVVLNNSEIALYLLIYDNYYRTAPGTPMVDLTLETLQDDTTRLSDHMPPGCYTLLHCWSGWCKPCLDEMPNLIKAYDIYHDRGLNMIGIFLWDEAYNQDLLLEDYQLPWTQLYDPSSQTSIAYGIYSIPEIMLIAPDGTIIARSLRGAELFSTLDSIFG encoded by the coding sequence ATGTCTACCCGCACGCCATCACTGCTCTGTCGGCAGCATCTCACGAGGCTGCTACTGCTCTCTTTCGTTGCAATGACTCTCTTCTATAGCTGCCAGCAGCAGAAGAAGTACCACATATCGGGATACACCAATGCGCAGGAAGGTGCCGACCCCCCAATAGTCAAGCTAGTACTAGGCGGTAAGACTATCGACAGTGGCTTTGTACACAAAGGGCAGTTTCTCCTCAAGGGCAACTATGTGGACAGTATGAGCAAAGACATCGCTTACCTAGAGGTAACAGGAGAGCAACCTATCCCAGTCATTCTCACGACGCAGCCGCTCTCCATTGACTTCATCAAGCGTAGACTACTCGAGGGGGACTATCTCAATAAAGAGCTCAACCGCCTCTATGACTCCCTAGACAGCCTAGGCACTGAATTCAAGCTAAAGCTCGCTGCTATACCTTCTGATAGTGCGCTCTATGACGCTTTCGATCAGAACTTTAAGAGCTCTATCGATGACTACATAGTACTCGCTAAGGAATATTGCCTACGCCACCCCAACGACCCTGTTGGGATCATCTCCTCCGTGATGCTCCTGACGATCAACTATGAGAGTCTCCTCGAGACGGTGCCTTTCGTTCGTAAGTATATGGGACCTGTCGTGCTGAACAATAGCGAGATAGCCCTCTATTTACTCATCTACGACAATTATTATCGTACCGCTCCTGGCACGCCAATGGTTGACCTGACTCTAGAGACCCTCCAAGATGATACGACCCGTCTCTCAGATCACATGCCCCCAGGCTGCTACACCCTCCTGCACTGCTGGTCAGGCTGGTGCAAACCTTGCCTCGACGAGATGCCCAATCTGATCAAAGCTTACGACATCTACCATGATCGAGGGCTAAACATGATCGGCATTTTCCTCTGGGACGAGGCATACAACCAAGATCTGCTCCTTGAGGACTATCAGCTACCATGGACGCAACTCTACGACCCATCATCCCAGACCTCTATCGCTTACGGCATCTATAGCATTCCCGAGATCATGCTGATAGCTCCCGATGGGACGATCATAGCTCGCTCTCTGCGTGGCGCCGAGCTCTTCTCCACGCTAGACTCTATCTTTGGCTAA
- a CDS encoding SIR2 family NAD-dependent protein deacylase, with protein MNNPNNQAKRKLVILTGAGVSAESGISTFRDSDGLWENYPVQDVASIEGFIRNPKLVLDFYNARRRDYVGCEPNAAHYGLAELERQYDVTVVTQNVDNLHERAGSSKVIHLHGELMKNCSVRNTQKTYLVDPKHPDLHVGDLAPDGSQLRPFIVWFGEAVPMIEPAIREASQADIMVVVGTSLNVYPAASLLAYVPNGTPIYLIDPKEVNTHGIAHVTHIQKVATQGVQELLEILMPES; from the coding sequence ATGAATAACCCAAACAATCAAGCGAAGCGCAAGCTGGTCATCCTCACAGGCGCTGGCGTCAGTGCCGAGAGTGGTATATCAACCTTTAGAGATAGTGACGGGTTGTGGGAGAACTACCCCGTCCAGGACGTAGCCTCTATCGAGGGCTTTATACGCAATCCCAAGCTGGTGCTAGACTTTTACAATGCACGTCGTCGCGACTATGTGGGCTGCGAGCCTAACGCGGCACACTACGGGCTAGCTGAGCTGGAGCGTCAGTACGATGTAACCGTTGTGACGCAAAATGTAGACAACCTCCACGAGCGTGCGGGCAGCAGCAAGGTGATACACCTCCATGGCGAGCTGATGAAAAACTGCTCCGTACGCAATACGCAGAAGACTTACCTCGTCGATCCCAAACACCCCGACCTGCATGTGGGTGATCTCGCTCCCGATGGGTCGCAGCTGAGACCCTTTATCGTATGGTTTGGCGAGGCGGTGCCAATGATCGAGCCAGCCATTCGTGAGGCTAGCCAGGCAGACATCATGGTGGTCGTCGGCACTTCGCTCAACGTTTACCCCGCTGCGAGCCTCCTAGCCTACGTTCCCAACGGCACCCCCATCTACCTCATTGATCCCAAAGAGGTCAACACGCACGGCATCGCTCATGTTACTCATATCCAGAAGGTAGCCACACAAGGGGTCCAGGAGCTACTAGAGATCTTGATGCCCGAGTCGTAA
- a CDS encoding ribonuclease HII, whose protein sequence is MPLLHRYASDGLIECGCDEAGRGALAGDLYAAAVVWPDTLDHPHLRDSKKLTARQREELRLFIEEHATAWAVGVATIQEIQQINILHASMLAMQRAIEALPCTPERLLIDGNYYDPRPDEVEYHTIVKGDDRYLAIAAASILAKTHRDAYMTQQAQEYPHYGWEQNKGYPTAQHREGIRQYGSCPLHRQGFQLLQPEPLFDLEK, encoded by the coding sequence ATGCCCTTACTACATCGCTACGCATCGGACGGACTCATCGAGTGTGGCTGTGACGAGGCTGGGCGAGGAGCCCTCGCGGGAGACCTCTATGCGGCAGCGGTCGTCTGGCCCGACACGCTAGACCATCCGCATCTGCGAGATAGTAAGAAGCTCACGGCTAGGCAGCGTGAGGAGCTACGCCTCTTCATCGAGGAGCATGCCACAGCGTGGGCGGTAGGCGTGGCAACCATTCAAGAGATCCAGCAAATCAATATCCTCCACGCCTCTATGCTCGCCATGCAGCGCGCCATCGAGGCATTGCCCTGCACACCCGAGCGTCTGCTCATCGACGGCAACTACTACGACCCGCGTCCCGACGAGGTCGAGTACCACACGATCGTCAAGGGCGATGACCGCTACCTAGCCATCGCTGCCGCTTCTATCCTTGCCAAGACGCACCGAGATGCGTATATGACTCAGCAAGCACAAGAATACCCGCACTACGGCTGGGAGCAAAACAAAGGTTACCCGACAGCACAGCACCGTGAGGGGATACGCCAATATGGCTCCTGCCCCTTGCACCGACAGGGCTTTCAGCTCTTGCAACCCGAACCTCTATTTGACCTTGAGAAATAA
- a CDS encoding aminotransferase class V-fold PLP-dependent enzyme, whose translation MSSTDLSSYRLDFPLIQHYASAQPGWVYLDSGATTQKPQVVIDAITEGYTRYNANVHRGVYQLSREATDRHEAARATLAHFIGASDPNEVIFTRGTTEGLNLLASTAGETLVGPDDEVLITAMEHHANLVPWQQLCLRKGAHLRVAPLLADGSLDLPAFEALLSDRTKIVSVAHVSNVLGTVNPVAQLARLAHDKGAIFIVDGAQSAPHMSVNVQELGIDAYVCSSHKVYGPTGIGIVWGRRKLLEQIPPYQYGGEMIEHVSFEETTFNELPYKFEAGTPDFIGSHAFATAVEYISAIGLDRIHAYETELLEHLTQIISQEPSLEILGTAPGKGAVVTFISHQAHAYDLGLLLDQQGVALRTGHHCAIPLIEGMGHHATIRASLGLYNTHEDLEIFAKALRRALTMLG comes from the coding sequence CAAGTGGTCATCGATGCTATCACCGAGGGCTACACACGATACAATGCCAACGTCCACCGAGGTGTCTACCAGCTCAGCCGTGAGGCGACTGATCGCCACGAAGCGGCGCGTGCCACACTGGCGCACTTTATCGGGGCGTCTGACCCTAACGAAGTGATCTTCACACGCGGCACCACCGAGGGGCTCAACCTGCTAGCCTCTACGGCTGGCGAAACGCTCGTCGGACCCGATGACGAAGTGCTGATCACCGCTATGGAGCACCACGCTAACCTCGTACCGTGGCAACAGCTCTGCCTACGCAAGGGAGCGCATTTACGTGTCGCTCCGCTGCTAGCGGACGGTTCGCTAGACCTACCCGCCTTTGAGGCTCTACTCTCCGACCGCACCAAGATCGTCTCCGTAGCGCATGTGAGCAACGTCCTCGGCACGGTCAATCCCGTCGCACAGCTGGCCCGTCTGGCTCACGACAAGGGAGCTATCTTCATCGTCGACGGAGCGCAGTCTGCGCCCCACATGTCGGTCAACGTTCAGGAGCTAGGCATCGATGCTTACGTCTGCTCCTCTCACAAAGTGTACGGTCCTACAGGCATCGGCATCGTATGGGGACGTCGTAAGCTCCTCGAGCAGATACCGCCCTACCAGTATGGTGGCGAGATGATCGAGCATGTATCTTTTGAGGAGACTACCTTCAACGAGCTACCGTACAAGTTTGAGGCAGGCACGCCCGATTTCATCGGTTCGCACGCCTTTGCCACAGCCGTTGAGTACATCTCAGCGATCGGTCTCGACCGCATCCATGCTTACGAGACGGAGCTCCTAGAGCATCTCACGCAGATCATCAGTCAGGAGCCTTCGCTCGAGATCCTCGGCACCGCCCCTGGCAAAGGAGCCGTCGTCACCTTCATCAGCCACCAAGCACACGCTTACGACCTCGGCCTGCTCCTAGACCAGCAAGGCGTAGCACTCCGCACGGGGCATCACTGCGCTATCCCGCTCATCGAGGGGATGGGACACCACGCCACGATCCGAGCTTCTCTCGGGCTGTACAACACGCACGAGGACCTAGAGATCTTTGCGAAAGCGTTACGACGTGCTCTCACCATGCTAGGCTAA